In Acropora muricata isolate sample 2 chromosome 11, ASM3666990v1, whole genome shotgun sequence, one DNA window encodes the following:
- the LOC136891071 gene encoding uncharacterized protein: MPGKCLFNERWFENSSYKLWLERDTDKYKAKCKVCMKTFDVSNMGESALSSHEKGKKHINLMEKQRSGTTVDIRNLLTNSPSTASQPATGSNNSRSTTSLASNGGSTSASSSSTGLSEFVTRNDTLAAEIWWALKVNSSHYSYKSCEDISFLVQQMFPDSNIAKKFTCGEKKASYLTCFGIAPHFKSLLKEKVKSADGYVLLFDESLNHELQKKQMDFHVRMWNHDKVETRYFASEFLGHASAEDMLDKFHSCKEDLSFGNLIQLSMDGPNVNWKFYQMVEDELNNDYSCTLLNTGSCGIHIVHGAFKDGCEAAGWTVQKTLGSLYWLFKDSPARRDDYSKVTGSSVFPLKFCQHRWLENVAVAERALEVWPDIVTFVNAVKEKKVKDPKTKSYEIIKSSCSDPLMPAKIAFFASVAKQITPFLTAFQTDKPMLPFMGNSLCTLLKSLMGRFIKNELMAEATSVLKILNMKPTDKEQQVDYHKVDVGFVAQKMLREKSSNLSERQVLEFRVGCKDFLAKTVAKLFDKTPINYRLVRSMSCLDPRLMASEKESCEKKMKRILEILVEARRLKSAECDEVMYQLSQFLDYCSDNPDFEKFDPNEPTSRVDTLLYEHMAGDKQLAKVWQVVKLLLLMSHGQATVERGFSINKQVAVENLSERSFIAQRIVHDHIESVGGLANVRISKPLLVSSAGARQKYLSHLEEQKRIKVSQEKMLKRKSTMEEIDLLKKKKKQFETDVEGLIKTADEFADKAENSRQLTWITKSNSLRRTAKDKMVQLKEIEKQLDGKLQQLRND, encoded by the coding sequence ATGCCTGGGAAATGCTTATTTAATGAACGTTGGTTTGAAAACTCTTCCTATAAATTATGGTTGGAACGTGACACGGACAAGTATAAAGCGAAGTGCAAAGTTTGCATGAAAACATTTGATGTGTCAAACATGGGCGAGTCGGCGTTGTCAAGCCATGAAAAGGGAAAGAAGCACATTAATCTTATGGAAAAGCAACGAAGTGGCACAACCGTTGACATAAGAAACCTTCTGACGAACAGCCCTTCCACTGCTTCTCAACCGGCAACTGGAAGCAACAACTCTAGATCAACCACATCCTTAGCGAGTAATGGCGGGAGTACATCGGCCTCGAGTTCATCAACAGGTTTGTCAGAGTTCGTGACAAGGAATGACACTTTGGCTGCTGAAATTTGGTGGGCACTGAAGGTAAATAGCAGTCATTATTCTTATAAATCTTGCGAAGATATCAGCTTTTTGGTTCAGCAAATGTTTCCCGACAGCAACATTGCTAAAAAATTTACATGTGGGGAAAAGAAGGCCAGTTATCTTACTTGTTTTGGCATCGCACCACATTTCAAAAGTCTTCTTAAGGAAAAAGTGAAATCTGCAGATGGTTATGTACTTTTGTTTGATGAGAGCTTGAATCATGAACTGCAAAAGAAGCAGATGGATTTTCATGTTCGCATGTGGAATCATGATAAAGTTGAAACTCGTTACTTTGCTTCAGAATTTCTTGGGCATGCCAGTGCAGAGGACATGCTCGATAAGTTTCATTCCTGCAAAGAGGACTTAAGCTTTGGAAATTTGATCCAACTCTCCATGGATGGGCCCAATGTAAATTGGAAATTTTATCAAATGGTAGAGGACGAATTAAACAATGATTACAGCTGTACTCTCCTTAACACTGGCAGTTGTGGGATACATATCGTGCATGGAGCTTTCAAAGATGGTTGTGAAGCAGCTGGATGGACAGTGCAGAAAACCCTTGGGAGCCTTTACTGGTTGTTTAAAGATAGTCCAGCTAGAAGGGATGACTACAGTAAAGTAACAGGTAGCAGTGTATTCCCCCTGAAATTCTGCCAACACAGATGGCTGGAAAATGTTGCAGTTGCAGAGAGAGCACTTGAAGTATGGCCTGATATTGTCACATTTGTTAATGctgtgaaagaaaagaaagttaaagatccaaaaacaaaatcttaTGAGATCATCAAAAGTAGTTGCAGTGATCCCCTGATGCCTGCAAAAATTGCCTTTTTTGCATCAGTGGCAAAACAGATAACACCTTTCCTCACAGCATTTCAAACAGACAAACCTATGTTGCCATTTATGGGCAATAGCTTGTGCACTTTGTTGAAATCATTGATGGGCAGGTTTATCAAGAATGAACTTATGGCTGAGGCAACATCTGTTCTAAAGATCCTTAATATGAAACCTACTGATAAAGAACAGCAGGTAGACTACCACAAAGTTGATGTTGGCTTTGTGGCACAAAAGATGCTGAGGGAGAAGTCAAGCAATTTAAGTGAGAGGCAAGTGCTTGAATTCAGAGTAGGATGTAAAGATTTTCTTGCAAAAACAGTTGCCAAACTGTTTGACAAAACACCAATTAACTATCGACTGGTAAGAAGCATGTCATGTTTGGATCCAAGGCTAATGGCATCAGAGAAAGAgtcatgtgaaaaaaaaatgaagagaatTCTTGAAATTCTTGTGGAAGCCCGTAGATTGAAGAGTGCTGAGTGTGATGAAGTGATGTATCAGTTAAGCCAGTTCCTTGATTACTGTTCAGATAATCctgattttgaaaaatttgaccCAAACGAGCCCACTTCAAGAGTTGACACACTTTTGTACGAACACATGGCAGGTGATAAGCAACTGGCTAAAGTGTGGCAAGTGGTTAAGTTACTGCTGCTTATGTCTCATGGTCAAGCCACAGTTGAAAGGGGCTTTTCTATAAACAAACAGGTTGCAGTTGAGAACCTTTCAGAAAGATCTTTCATTGCTCAGAGGATTGTTCATGATCATATTGAATCAGTTGGAGGCCTGGCCAATGTTAGAATCTCAAAACCGCTTCTGGTGTCATCTGCTGGAGCTCGACAAAAGTATCTTTCTCATCTAGAAGAGCAGAAAAGAATTAAAGTGTCCCAGGAAAAAATGTTGAAGAGAAAATCAACAATGGAGGAGATTGatttacttaaaaagaaaaagaagcagtTTGAAACTGATGTGGAGGGTCTTATTAAGACTGCTGATGAATTTGCAGATAAAGCTGAAAATTCACGACAGCTTACTTGGATTACAAAATCAAACAGCTTACGACGAACTGCCAAAGACAAAATGGTACAGttaaaagaaatcgaaaaacaaCTTGATGGAAAGCTCCAACAACTCAGGAATGATTGA